ACGCCCTCGTCATCCTGCCCGCGACGTCGCGCCACGACGTGTGGTCGAACGTCGCCCTGGACGGCACGGTCGTCATCGACCCCTCCGACCAGGACCCGGTCGTCAGCGAACTCGTCCGGCAAGGGCTGCCGGTCGTCTCCGACGGCCGCCCGGCCGGTGCGCTGCCGGTCACGGCCTGGGTCGACAACGACCACGAGGCCGCCGTCCTCGGCATCCTCGACCACCTGGCCGACGCCGGCGCCCGCCGCATCGGCCTGCTGACCGGCACGAGCACCGACACGTACACCCACCTGTCGACCACCGCGTACCTGCGCTGGTGCGAGCGTGTCGGCCAGGATCCGGTGTACGAGGCCTACCCGGCGCACGATCCGTGCGCGGGCGCCGTCGCCGCCGACCGGCTCCTCGCCCGGCCCGACCGGCCCGACGCGGTCTACGGCCTGTTCGACCCGAACGGCACCGACCTGCTCGCCGCCGCCCGCCGCTACGGCCTGCGCGTCCCCGAGGACCTGCTGCTGGTCTGCTGCAGCGAGTCCACGGTGTACGCCAACACCGAGCCGCCCATCACCACGCTCTCCCTGAAGCCGCGCCGCATCGGCACGGCGGTGGTCCAGCTCCTCATCGACGCCATCGAGGGAGTGGACTCCGACCACCCGGTGGAGCAGGTGATACCGACGGAGCTGATCGTGCGCACCTCGTCCCAGCGACGCCCGCCGCGCACGACGGTCAGCCCGCCGCGTTCACCCGAGGGGACGTAAGCCCCGCACCCGGGTCGATGGAAGGTCGTACTCCTGGGGAGAAACAGGGCCGGTCCCCCGGAGAGAAAGGATCGTTCTCGCGAAGAGAAGAAGA
The Streptomyces tuirus genome window above contains:
- a CDS encoding LacI family DNA-binding transcriptional regulator, with translation MTAAGKHQVSRAETSRRGSRPGRAGIRDVAAAAGVSITTVSDALNGKGRLPDATRRHVREVADRLGYRPSAAARTLRTGKSGLIGLTVTTYGDEPFTFTEFAYFAEMARAATSAALARGYALVILPATSRHDVWSNVALDGTVVIDPSDQDPVVSELVRQGLPVVSDGRPAGALPVTAWVDNDHEAAVLGILDHLADAGARRIGLLTGTSTDTYTHLSTTAYLRWCERVGQDPVYEAYPAHDPCAGAVAADRLLARPDRPDAVYGLFDPNGTDLLAAARRYGLRVPEDLLLVCCSESTVYANTEPPITTLSLKPRRIGTAVVQLLIDAIEGVDSDHPVEQVIPTELIVRTSSQRRPPRTTVSPPRSPEGT